In Gadus macrocephalus chromosome 11, ASM3116895v1, a single genomic region encodes these proteins:
- the LOC132467894 gene encoding ubiquitin-like, giving the protein MNITITLLGGEPRPLIVPPGTTVGSLKILIFQKFHISPERLSVDKIILDDDLKDLSFYGVLPCANIFVLVQEPKNIQVFLKTEKGANHTYNVRPGETVAGFKLKVKQREGVAEDQQRLIHEGKQLDHGSHTLVSYNVREGSTIFLTGRLRGG; this is encoded by the coding sequence ATGAATATTACAATCACTCTTCTTGGCGGGGAACCACGTCCCCTCATTGTGCCTCCAGGGACCACCGTGGGCTCGCTGAAAATACTCATCTTTCAAAAGTTCCACATCTCCCCGGAGAGGCTTTCAGTCGACAAGATAATTCTCGATGATGACTTAAAAGACCTGAGTTTCTATGGGGTGCTACCCTGTGCGAATATTTTCGTGCTGGTCCAAGAGCCCAAAAACATCCAAGTGTTCCTGAAAACGGAGAAGGGTGCGAATCACACATACAACGTCCGACCTGGGGAGACGGTGGCAGGCTTCAAGCTCAAGGTGAAACAGCGGGAAGGAGTGGCTGAGGACCAACAAAGGCTGATCCATGAAGGCAAGCAGTTGGACCACGGAAGTCATACATTGGTGTCCTATAATGTGAGAGAGGGGAGCACCATCTTCCTAACCGGACGTCTGAGAGGCGGCTAG
- the LOC132467895 gene encoding uncharacterized protein LOC132467895: MMGRARVAPLKNITIPRMELTAAMLSVKVDKMLRAELQLLLENSVFWTDSQAVIKYIANEHTRFHTFIANRVSTIRDNTKVSQWKYVETKLNPADDASRGLSAGRLVDGKRWIQGPTFLLRPMSEWPSATLKSHALNPDDPEVKVRLVVHNIVLKETENPTNQLLSYFSCWLKLRKAVAWILKLKGVLQSLVKQRKEKESCVNRPYTRSQSKVTHSQQMGRKAISEQHINIDDLETAEKCIICFCQRQIFPEEMTRLEMAPSGVKRSSPLYKLDQVMEDGILRVGGRLDRSAMPQQSKHPIILSKNMHISSLILRQIHENVGHNGRNHVLSQLRQKYWITGANAAVRKIISKCVECRRVRGRPGEQKMAGLPVERLIPDNPPFTNVGLDYFGPIEVKKARSLVKRYSVIFTCMSSRAVHLEVAHSLDTDSCINAIRRFIYRRGQVEHLRSDNGTNLVGAERELKKALLTLNQHQVQDSLLQHGVKWSFNPPAASHHGGVWERLIRMDSFKNQTSMLDVAGSRSST, translated from the exons ATGATGGGAAGAGCCAGAGTTGCGCCGCTGAAAAATATCACTATCCCAAGAATGGAATTGACAGCTGCTATGTTGTCAGTCAAAGTGGACAAAATGCTCAGAGCAGAATTGCAGTTGCTACTGGAAAATTCTGTTTTTTGGACTGATAGTCAAGCAGTAATCAAGTACATTGCAAACGAGCATACCCGATTCCATACTTTCATTGCAAATCGAGTGTCAACAATCAGAGATAACACAAAGGTATCACAATGGAAGTATGTGGAGACAAAGTTAAATCCAGCCGACGATGCATCTAGAGGACTTAGTGCTGGAAGACTTGTGGATGGAAAAAGATGGATACAGGGACCAACTTTCTTGTTGAGGCCAATGAGTGAATGGCCAAGTGCAACCCTGAAATCCCATGCACTTAATCCAGATGATCCTGAAGTCAAAGTAAGGTTGGTTGTGCATAATATTGTTTTGAAGGAAACGGAAAACCCTACCAACCAACTGCTCTCTTATTTCTCCTGTTGGCTGAAGTTAAGAAAGGCTGTGGCATGGATATTAAAGTTAAAAGGTGTCTTGCAATCTCTAGTAAAAcagagaaaagaaaaggaatCCTGTGTCAATCGCCCATACACACGATCACAAAGTAAAGTGACTCACTCACAGCAGATGGGAAGGAAGGCTATAAGTGAACAACACATAAATATCGATGATCTTGAAACGGCAGAAAAATGTATCATCTGTTTCTGCCAAAGACAAATATTTCCAGAAGAGATGACCAGATTGGAAATGGCGCcatctggggtcaaaaggtcaagtcCCCTTTACAAGTTGGACCAAGTAATGGAGGATGGGATTTTGAGAGTGGGAGGTAGACTTGACAGATCAGCTATGCCTCAACAAAGCAAACATCCTATTATTCTGTCAAAGAACATGCATATTTCCTCTCTTATCCTTCGCCAAATCCATGAAAATGTTGGTCATAATGGAAGGAACCATGTTCTCTCGCAGCTGCGCCAGAAATACTGGATTACAGGTGCAAATGCCGCTGTAAGAAAGATCATCTCAAAATGTGTTGAATGCAGGCGCGTAAGAGGAAGACCAGGAGAACAGAAAATGGCAGGTTTACCTGTTGAAAGACTAATACCAGATAACCCTCCATTTACAAACGTTGGACTTGATTATTTTGGGCCCATCGAGGTAAAGAAAGCAAGGAGCCTCGTGAAAAGATACAGTGTCATATTCACCTGCATGTCAAGCAGAGCAGTGCATTTGGAGGTCGCTCACTCACTTGATACAGACTCCTGTATAAATGCAATAAGGAGATTTATCTACAGAAGAGGACAAGTGGAACATCTAAGATCAGATAATGGAACCAATCTGGTTGGAGCGGAGAGAGAGTTAAAGAAAGCTCTTTTAACACTGAATCAACACCAAGTCCAAGATTCCCTGCTACAACATGGAGTGAAGTGGAGTTTCAACCCCCCTGCTGCCTCTCATCACGGTGGAGTGTGGGAGCGACTTATCAGAATG GACTCTTTCAAAAATCAGACCTCTATGCTCGACGTCGCTGGAAGCAGATCCAGTACATAG
- the zgc:114041 gene encoding monocarboxylate transporter 13, with product MKPREGGPPDGGYGWVVVASSFLIMGLTAGVMKNLGLFFLEIQRHFGVLNSTASWVTSTTIAMFHLAAPVASSLSLLFSHRAVIVAGGILSTAAMVLASLDLGLPWMYCSLGVLQGTGMSLAWVPCNSMVSHYFQHWRPVAYALASCGECVFAAFFSLFFQWLIDAYTWQSALLLIGGLQLNLCVCGALMRPLGSGALNPETGGECAPPKAPRRIFHWSLLRRPELLLYILFAVTAAAGFFIPPLFLVPHAARLGMDPYRVASVLSVLATADLAGRLFCGWLAHRRHWRNLQLLTLAVTALGVVVVLLPLGARGYWATLAFSSLYGFLFGCVVALHVTAIVDVVGGLERFDSGLGLFMMFRTAGGFLGPPAAGWLVDETNDFSAAFFLSGFCLLCSGVFVLAVDVLVQKKLGGRANAVTQDGAAVP from the exons ATGAAGCCCCGTGAGGGTGGACCTCCAGACGGCGGGTATGGCTGGGTGGTAGTCGCCTCGTCCTTCCTCATCATGGGCCTCACCGCCGGGGTCATGAAAAACCTCGGCCTCTTCTTCCTGGAGATCCAGCGTCACTTTGGAGTGCTTAACAGCACCGCGTCGTgggtcacctccaccaccatagCCATGTTTCATTTAGCAG ccccggtgGCGAGCTCCTTGAGCCTCCTGTTCTCTCACAGAGCCGTCATCGTGGCCGGAGGTATACTGAGCACCGCGGCCATGGTGCTGGCCTCCCTGGACCTCGGCCTCCCCTGGATGTACTGCAGCCTCGGCGTCCTGCAAG GCACGGGCATGTCCCTGGCCTGGGTGCCCTGTAACAGCATGGTGAGCCACTACTTCCAGCACTGGCGGCCCGTGGCGTACGCCCTGGCCAGCTGCGGGGAGTGCGTGTTTGCCGCCTTCTTCAGCCTGTTCTTCCAGTGGCTCATTGACGCCTACACCTGGCAGAGCGCCCTGCTGCTCATCGGGGGCCTCCAGCTGAACCTGTGCGTCTGCGGGGCCCTCATGAGGCCCCTGGGGTCCGGCGCCCTGAACCCGGAGACCGGGGGCGAGTGCGCCCCACCCAAGGCACCACGGAGGATCTTCCACTGGAGCCTGCTCCGCCGGCCGGAGCTGCTGCTCTACATCCTGTTTGcggtgacggcggcggcgggcttCTTCATCCCGCCCCTCTTCCTGGTGCCGCACGCCGCCCGCCTGGGCATGGACCCGTACCGCGTGGCCTCGGTGCTGTCCGTGCTGGCCACGGCGGACTTGGCCGGCCGGCTGTTCTGCGGCTGGCTGGCCCATCGGCGGCACTGGAGGAACTTGCAGCTGCTGACGCTGGCGGTGACGGCGctgggcgtggtggtggtgctgctgccccTGGGCGCCCGCGGATACTGGGCCACGCTGGCCTTCTCCTCGCTCTACGGCTTCCTGTTCGGCTGCGTGGTGGCGCTGCACGTCACGGCCATCGTGGACgtggtgggggggctggagcgCTTCGACAGCGGCCTGGGGCTCTTCATGATGTTCCGCACCGCCGGGGGCTTCCTGGGCCCCCCGGCCGCCG GCTGGTTGGTGGACGAGACGAACGACTTCAGCGCTGCGTTCTTCCTCTCGGGCTTCTGCCTGCTCTGCtctggtgtgtttgtgctcgCGGTCGACGTTCTCGTCCAAAAGAAACTGGGCGGGCGTGCCAACGCGGTGACGCAGGACGGAGCCGCCGTCCCCTGA